In the Populus trichocarpa isolate Nisqually-1 chromosome 1, P.trichocarpa_v4.1, whole genome shotgun sequence genome, one interval contains:
- the LOC18095577 gene encoding beta-glucuronosyltransferase GlcAT14B yields MGSLNVEKRWAFPLVISSLICLFLLATCFNMGLVSSLHTINQIFNIFQFRINQTTEVYAETKVSQSPPPPLPSQIPRFAYLVSGSKGDLEKLWRTLHSLYHPRNQYVVHLDLESPANERLELASRVEKHPVFSKVGNVYMISKANMVTYKGPTMVANTLHACAILLKMGKDWDWFINLSASDYPLVTQDDLIHTFSTINRNLNFIEHTSKLEWKADKRAMPLIVDPGLYSTTKADIYWAMPRRSLPTAFKLFTGSAWMVLTRSFVEYLIWGWDNLPRTLLMYYTNFVSSPEGYFHTVICNVPEYAQTAVSHDLHYIAWDNPPKQHPHTLTLNDTDHMIASGAAFARKFKRDDPVLDKIDKDLLHRKNGSFTPGGWCSGKPKCSEVGDLDKIKPGPGAHRLKRLIARVALNTKLKQNQCK; encoded by the exons ATGGGGTCCCTAAACGTGGAGAAGAGATGGGCTTTCCCTCTTGTTATAAGCTCCCTCATATGTCTGTTCCTTTTAGCAACTTGCTTCAACATGGGTCTTGTTTCTTCATTGCACACAATCAATCAAATCTTCAACATTTTCCAATTCCGTATCAACCAGACAACCGAAGTTTATGCTGAAACAAAAGTCTCGCAATCTCCTCCCCCTCCTCTCCCTTCCCAAATTCCTCGATTTGCTTATCTGGTTTCTGGGTCTAAAGGTGACTTGGAAAAGCTTTGGAGAACCCTCCATTCACTTTACCATCCCCGGAACCAATATGTGGTTCATCTGGACCTCGAGTCCCCAGCAAATGAAAGATTGGAGCTTGCGTCACGAGTGGAAAAGCATCCGGTTTTCTCCAAAGTTGGAAATGTTTATATGATCAGCAAAGCCAATATGGTTACTTACAAAGGACCCACCATGGTTGCTAATACACTTCATGCCTGTGCAATTCTTCTCAAAATGGGAAAAGATTGGGATTGGTTCATCAACCTCAGTGCTTCTGATTATCCTCTTGTAACTCAAGATG ATCTTATTCACACATTTTCAACCATAAACCGAAATCTGAACTTTATTGAGCACACAAGTAAATTGGAGTGGAAAGC GGACAAACGGGCGATGCCTTTGATTGTAGACCCTGGGCTTTACTCAACAACTAAAGCAGATATATACTGGGCGATGCCAAGAAGATCTTTGCCAACAGCATTTAAATTATTCACTG GTTCAGCATGGATGGTTCTCACCCGCTCATTTGTTGAGTACTTAATTTGGGGTTGGGATAATCTACCAAGAACCTTATTGATGTATTACACAAACTTCGTTTCCTCACCTGAAGGATACTTTCACACAGTAATATGCAATGTGCCAGAGTATGCTCAAACAGCAGTCAGTCATGATTTGCACTACATTGCTTGGGACAATCCTCCTAAGCAGCATCCTCACACCCTTACCCTTAATGACACAGACCATATGATTGCGAGTGGTGCTGCTTTTGCCAGGAAATTCAAGAGAGACGACCCTGTCTTGGATAAGATTGACAAGGATTTACTTCACCGGAAGAATGGGAGCTTCACTCCTGGTGGATGGTGTTCTGGTAAACCCAAATGTTCTGAGGTTGGGGACCTGGACAAAATAAAACCAGGTCCTGGAGCTCATAGACTGAAACGCCTCATAGCTAGAGTAGCTTTGAATACAAAGCTTAAACAAAACCAATGTAAATAG
- the LOC18095578 gene encoding protein SPA1-RELATED 3 isoform X1, translated as MRLFWLTCSPRGVTMEGSSESAWQKSGSYRGFNTSVVTNRNLRSASYNSGFRKETDRVVLARQNLKNQAGTLSGVCEDEAAVDHFVQNMEWNDVSLRHWLNKPERSVDEFECLHIFRQIVEIVNVAHSQGIVVHNVRPSCFVMSSFNHVSFIESASYSDSGSDSLDDGLNRQTVEVKNASSFSHDMCQQRSRLQSEDFLPASTPTNALSEASCMQSSSLYAADLPLGEETEENKVLGTRNVEHEEERKQPFPMKQILLMESSWYTSPEEVAGSPSSCASDIYQLGVLLFELFSPFTSREDKSRTMSSLRHRVLPPQLLLKWPKEASFCLWLLHPEPSSRPKMGELLQSEFLNEPRDYLEEREAAIQLRERIEEQELLLEFLLPMQQRKQDAANKLQGTVSLLCSDIEEVTKHQTFLKKKGSTCKERGEGDHLASNLPPLNIYDIDDSSSLGSRKRFCSGLQILNTEGCDDNLNEGRNSDTFVESQESPLFRSSRLMKNFKKLESAYFLTRSRPVRPPGKPPFVRNSPVSGDGRGSIVVTERSSINSLALKDRFIKGRQSGWISPFLEGLCKYLSYSKLKVKADLKQGDLLNSSNLVCSLSFDRDGEFFATAGVNKKIKVFECDTIINEARDIHYPVVEMVSRSKLSSICWNRYITSQIASSNFEGVVQVWDVTRSQVVTEMREHERRVWSIDFSSADPTMLASGSDDGSVKLWSINQGVSIGSIKTKANVCSVQFPMDSSRSIAFGSADHRIYYYDLRNSKVPLCTLIGHNKTVSYVKFVDTTNIVSASTDNTLKLWDLSMGTSRVIDNPLQSFTGHMNVKNFVGLSVSDGYIATGSETNEVFVYHKAFPMPVLSFKFNNTDPLSGHEMDDAAQFISSVCWRGQSSTLVAANSTGNIKILEMV; from the exons ATGCGTTTGTTCTGGCTTACATGCAGCCCAAGGGGGGTAACCATGGAGGGCTCATCTGAGTCTGCTTGGCAGAAGTCTGGTAGTTATAGGGGATTTAATACTTCAGTAGTCACCAACAGGAATCTAAGATCCGCATCTTACAACTCTGGGTTTAGAAAGGAGACTGATAGGGTTGTTCTGGCTcgtcaaaacctaaaaaaccagGCTGGTACTTTATCTGGGGTTTGTGAGGATGAAGCTGCAGTTGACCATTTTGTCCAAAACATGGAGTGGAACGATGTTAGCTTGAGGCATTGGTTGAACAAACCAGAACGGTCTGTTGATGAATTTGAATGTTTGCACATATTTAGGCAAATAGTCGAAATTGTAAATGTGGCACATTCACAGGGAATTGTTGTTCACAATGTCCGGCCTTCTTGCTTTGTCATGTCATCATTTAACCATGTCTCCTTCATCGAGTCCGCTTCTTACTCGGATTCTGGGTCTGATTCTTTGGATGATGGATTGAATAGACAAACTGTGGAGGTTAAAAatgcttcttctttctcccaTGACATGTGCCAGCAGAGAAGTAGGTTACAAAGTGAAGATTTTCTACCTGCATCTACTCCAACAAATGCTTTATCGGAAGCCAGTTGCATGCAGTCCAGCTCGCTTTATGCAGCAGATTTACCATTAGGGGAAGAAACAGAAGAAAATAAAGTCCTTGGTACGAGGAACGTTGAAcatgaagaagaaaggaaacaaCCATTTCCAATGAAGCAAATATTGCTGATGGAGTCCAGTTGGTATACCAGCCCTGAAGAGGTTGCTGGTTCACCAAGCTCTTGTGCTTCAGACATCTACCAATTGGGAGTTCTTCTTTTCGAG CTGTTCAGCCCATTCACTTCAAGGGAAGACAAGAGCAGAACTATGTCTAGTCTCAGACATCGGGTTCTTCCTCCTCAATTGCTGCTCAAGTGGCCAAAAGAAGCTTCATTTTGCTTATGGTTACTGCACCCTGAGCCAAGTAGTCGGCCAAAAATGGG AGAATTGCTGCAAAGCGAGTTTCTTAATGAACCAAGAGACTATTTGGAAGAGCGTGAAGCAGCAATACAGCTTAGAGAGAGAATAGAGGAGCAGGAATTGTTGCTGGAATTCCTTTTACCAATGCAACAAAGAAAGCAGGATGCAGCTAATAAGTTGCAAGGTACTGTTTCTCTTCTATGTTCTGATATTGAAGAAGTCACAAAGCATCAAacttttcttaagaaaaagggAAGCACATGTAAAGAAAGAGGAGAGGGTGATCATTTAGCATCAAATCTCCCTCCCCTGAACATTTATGATATTGACGATTCTTCTAGCTTGGGTTCCCGAAAACGATTTTGCTCAGGTCTTCAGATTCTCAACACAGAGGGATGTGATGATAATCTCAATGAAGGTCGGAACTCAGATACATTTGTAGAATCACAGGAAAGTCCTCTTTTTAGAAGTTCTCGATTGATGAAGAACTTTAAGAAATTAGAGTCAGCATATTTTTTGACAAGATCCAGACCAGTCAGGCCACCAGGGAAACCACCATTTGTTAGAAATTCACCAGTAAGTGGTGATGGGAGAGGTTCCATTGTTGTGACTGAAAGAAGCTCCATAAATAGTTTAGCACTGAAGGATCGGTTTATTAAGGGTAGACAAAGTGGATGGATAAGTCCATTCCTGGAGGGTTTGTGCAAGTATCTATCTTATAGTAAGTTAAAAGTGAAGGCTGACCTGAAGCAAGGGGATTTGTTGAACTCTTCAAACCTAGTCTGCTCTCTTAGTTTTGACCGTGATGGAGAATTTTTCGCTACAGCTGgtgtaaataaaaagataaaagtatTTGAATGTGACACAATTATAAATGAAGCTCGTGATATCCACTATCCTGTTGTTGAAATGGTAAGTAGGTCAAAGCTAAGCAGCATATGTTGGAACAGATATATTACAAGCCAAATTGCTTCAAGTAACTTTGAGGGTGTGGTGCAG GTATGGGATGTTACAAGGAGTCAAGTGGTAACAGAAATGAGAGAGCATGAGAGGCGTGTGTGGTCCATTGACTTTTCATCAGCAGATCCAACAATGCTGGCTAGTGGGAGTGATGATGGTTCAGTCAAGCTATGGAGTATCAATCAG GGAGTAAGTATTGGTTCCATCAAAACAAAAGCCAATGTCTGCTCTGTTCAGTTTCCCATGGATTCTAGTCGTTCTATTGCATTTGGTTCAGCAGATCATAGAATTTATTACTATGATCTCCGTAACTCAAAAGTTCCTCTGTGTACATTGATTGGACACAATAAAACTGTGAGTTATGTGAAGTTTGTAGATACAACCAATATTGTTTCTGCTTCCACGGATAACACACTGAAGCTCTGGGATTTGTCAATGGGCACGTCTAGGGTTATTGATAACCCCCTTCAATCCTTCACAGGCCACATGAATGTAAAG AACTTCGTGGGTTTGTCTGTATCAGATGGTTACATTGCAACTGGCTCGGAAACAAATGAG GTTTTTGTCTATCACAAGGCTTTCCCTATGCCAGTGCTGTCCTTCAAGTTTAACAACACGGACCCGCTTTCTGGCCATGAAATGGATGACGCTGCACAATTTATTTCTTCTGTCTGTTGGCGTGGCCAGTCATCTACTTTGGTTGCTGCAAATTCTACTGGGAATATCAAAATCTTGGAGATGGTTTGA
- the LOC18095578 gene encoding protein SPA1-RELATED 3 isoform X2, producing MSSLRHRVLPPQLLLKWPKEASFCLWLLHPEPSSRPKMGELLQSEFLNEPRDYLEEREAAIQLRERIEEQELLLEFLLPMQQRKQDAANKLQGTVSLLCSDIEEVTKHQTFLKKKGSTCKERGEGDHLASNLPPLNIYDIDDSSSLGSRKRFCSGLQILNTEGCDDNLNEGRNSDTFVESQESPLFRSSRLMKNFKKLESAYFLTRSRPVRPPGKPPFVRNSPVSGDGRGSIVVTERSSINSLALKDRFIKGRQSGWISPFLEGLCKYLSYSKLKVKADLKQGDLLNSSNLVCSLSFDRDGEFFATAGVNKKIKVFECDTIINEARDIHYPVVEMVSRSKLSSICWNRYITSQIASSNFEGVVQVWDVTRSQVVTEMREHERRVWSIDFSSADPTMLASGSDDGSVKLWSINQGVSIGSIKTKANVCSVQFPMDSSRSIAFGSADHRIYYYDLRNSKVPLCTLIGHNKTVSYVKFVDTTNIVSASTDNTLKLWDLSMGTSRVIDNPLQSFTGHMNVKNFVGLSVSDGYIATGSETNEVFVYHKAFPMPVLSFKFNNTDPLSGHEMDDAAQFISSVCWRGQSSTLVAANSTGNIKILEMV from the exons ATGTCTAGTCTCAGACATCGGGTTCTTCCTCCTCAATTGCTGCTCAAGTGGCCAAAAGAAGCTTCATTTTGCTTATGGTTACTGCACCCTGAGCCAAGTAGTCGGCCAAAAATGGG AGAATTGCTGCAAAGCGAGTTTCTTAATGAACCAAGAGACTATTTGGAAGAGCGTGAAGCAGCAATACAGCTTAGAGAGAGAATAGAGGAGCAGGAATTGTTGCTGGAATTCCTTTTACCAATGCAACAAAGAAAGCAGGATGCAGCTAATAAGTTGCAAGGTACTGTTTCTCTTCTATGTTCTGATATTGAAGAAGTCACAAAGCATCAAacttttcttaagaaaaagggAAGCACATGTAAAGAAAGAGGAGAGGGTGATCATTTAGCATCAAATCTCCCTCCCCTGAACATTTATGATATTGACGATTCTTCTAGCTTGGGTTCCCGAAAACGATTTTGCTCAGGTCTTCAGATTCTCAACACAGAGGGATGTGATGATAATCTCAATGAAGGTCGGAACTCAGATACATTTGTAGAATCACAGGAAAGTCCTCTTTTTAGAAGTTCTCGATTGATGAAGAACTTTAAGAAATTAGAGTCAGCATATTTTTTGACAAGATCCAGACCAGTCAGGCCACCAGGGAAACCACCATTTGTTAGAAATTCACCAGTAAGTGGTGATGGGAGAGGTTCCATTGTTGTGACTGAAAGAAGCTCCATAAATAGTTTAGCACTGAAGGATCGGTTTATTAAGGGTAGACAAAGTGGATGGATAAGTCCATTCCTGGAGGGTTTGTGCAAGTATCTATCTTATAGTAAGTTAAAAGTGAAGGCTGACCTGAAGCAAGGGGATTTGTTGAACTCTTCAAACCTAGTCTGCTCTCTTAGTTTTGACCGTGATGGAGAATTTTTCGCTACAGCTGgtgtaaataaaaagataaaagtatTTGAATGTGACACAATTATAAATGAAGCTCGTGATATCCACTATCCTGTTGTTGAAATGGTAAGTAGGTCAAAGCTAAGCAGCATATGTTGGAACAGATATATTACAAGCCAAATTGCTTCAAGTAACTTTGAGGGTGTGGTGCAG GTATGGGATGTTACAAGGAGTCAAGTGGTAACAGAAATGAGAGAGCATGAGAGGCGTGTGTGGTCCATTGACTTTTCATCAGCAGATCCAACAATGCTGGCTAGTGGGAGTGATGATGGTTCAGTCAAGCTATGGAGTATCAATCAG GGAGTAAGTATTGGTTCCATCAAAACAAAAGCCAATGTCTGCTCTGTTCAGTTTCCCATGGATTCTAGTCGTTCTATTGCATTTGGTTCAGCAGATCATAGAATTTATTACTATGATCTCCGTAACTCAAAAGTTCCTCTGTGTACATTGATTGGACACAATAAAACTGTGAGTTATGTGAAGTTTGTAGATACAACCAATATTGTTTCTGCTTCCACGGATAACACACTGAAGCTCTGGGATTTGTCAATGGGCACGTCTAGGGTTATTGATAACCCCCTTCAATCCTTCACAGGCCACATGAATGTAAAG AACTTCGTGGGTTTGTCTGTATCAGATGGTTACATTGCAACTGGCTCGGAAACAAATGAG GTTTTTGTCTATCACAAGGCTTTCCCTATGCCAGTGCTGTCCTTCAAGTTTAACAACACGGACCCGCTTTCTGGCCATGAAATGGATGACGCTGCACAATTTATTTCTTCTGTCTGTTGGCGTGGCCAGTCATCTACTTTGGTTGCTGCAAATTCTACTGGGAATATCAAAATCTTGGAGATGGTTTGA